In the genome of Streptomyces sp. NBC_00433, the window CTGGCCTGCGCCGGCGACGTACCGACCCTGGAAGTGCTGGCGGCGGCCCAGCTGTTGCGCCACCACCTGCCCCAACTCGGCGTCCGGGTCGTCAACATCGTCGACCTCGCCCGCCTGATGCCGCACGACGAGCACCCGCACGGCATGACGGACGCCGAATACGACGCCCTCTTCACCCCTGACAAGCCGGTCATCCTCGCCTACCACGGCTACCCCTGGCTCATCCACCGCCTGGCCTACCGCCGCACCGGCCACGCCAACCTCCATGTGCGCGGCTACAAGGAGATCGGCACGACGACCACGCCCTTCGACATGGTCCTGCGCAACGACCTCGACCGCTACCGCCTGGTCATGGACGTCATCGACCGCGTCCCCGGCCTGCCGGTGACCGCTGCCGCCGTACGCCAGCGGATGGAGGAGGTGCGCCTGCGGCACCACGGCTGGGTCCGCGAGTACGGCACCGACCTGCCCGAGGTCGCCGACTGGGCCTGGCAGGACTGACCGGGCGGGAAAAGGGACCGGCAAACGGGGGACCGGGCGGAAAAGGGACCGGGCGGGACTCACCGGTCGGGGAGAAGACCGGTCCGCCGTCGCACCCCCCGTGGTGTGCGACGGCGGACCGGTACGGCCGGGCGGCGGGAGGACCGACCGTCCGGCCAGCTATCGGTCGTGCCGGGCGAAGGTCGACGCGAAGGCGTCGAGCTGGTTGTGCGGCAACTGGTAGGAGGACGGGCCGAGCAGGTAGAAGGACTCGATGCCGACACCCATGGCGGCGTCCACGCGCTTGCCGAGCTGGCCGGGGGTGCCGGCCAGCGTCAGGTGGGACGCGAAGCGCTCGGCGTCGTCGTCGCCGATGTAGCGGTCGGCGATCGCGACGGCGAGGTCCCAGCTCTCCGCGTGGGTGATGTCGGGGTAGACGCCCTCGACCACGTCGGGCACCTCGATGTCGATGCCGACCGCGCGCAGCGCGGCCCCGGCGCCGAGCTGGGCCATGGCCAGGCACAGCGGCTTGACCTGGCGGACGGCGTCGGCCTCGTCCTGGGTGACCAGGGTGTGCGCGGCCAGCACGACGTCGAGGTCGGCCAGGGTGCGGCCGGCGCGCTCGGCCCCGGCGCGGATGAAGCCGGTGCCGCGTTCGACCAGCGGCGGTGCGGTGCCCGCGGCGAGGATCACGCCGTCGGCGACCTCGCCGGCGAGCGCGAGCGCCTTGGGGCCGCTGGCCGCCATGTAGACCGGCACCTCGCGGGCCGCGTGCCGGCGCAGCCGCATCGGCCGCTCGCCGTACGGGCCCGGCCAGCTGGCCTCCTCGCCGCGCAGCAGGCCGCGCAGCAGCGCGATGTTCTCGCGCATCCGGTGCAGCGGGGTGGGCCGCTTCCCGATGGTCTTCACCGAGCTGTCGCCGGTGCCGAAGGCGACCTTGACCCGGCCGCCGGAGATGTCGTCGACGGACGCGACGGCATTGGCGGTGACCGCGATGTGGCGGGTCTCGAAGTTGGTGACCGCGACGCCGATGCCGATGTGCTCGGTGCGGTCGGCGACCAGGGCCGCGGTGGTCCACACGTCGTGCCACAGGAACTGCGAGTCGGGGATCCACACCGTGTCGAGGCCCTCGGCCTCGGCCCGCCGGGCGAAGTCGGCGACCTCACGGGCGGGCGCGCAGGGCGGCAGGCGCAGGCCGAACCGGGGGGCGCTCATGCCGCGTCCAGGAAGTCGCGGACCACGTCGGTGAATTCCTCGGGGAGGTGGTCGGGCAGCGGCACCATGCCGCCCTTGATCTCCTCTATGCGGATGCCGGGCACCGCGGCGGCCCAGCGGGGCAGGTCGCCGTAGGCGACGTCGCCGGGGGCGCCGACCGCCATGACGGGGCAGCGCAGCCGCGGCAGCCTGGTCTCCATCTCGTAGCGCGCGACGGCCGCGTGTCCCTCGTGCCGGCGCGTACCGGCCGTCAGCGCGTCCACGATGAAGGCTTCGAGCAGGTCGGGGCGGCCCGGCGGGTAGTACGGCTGGCGCGCGCGCCACAGTTCGAGCAGGTGGTCGCCGTCCTCGTGGACCTCGGCGTGGTCGACCCGGGGGCGCTGGGTGCGGCCCTCGGCGTCGACCAGCGGGGTGCAGGACAGCACGATCTTCTCCACCCGGTCGGGGTGGACGGCGGCGACCTCGACCGCGATGACCCCGCCGGTGTGGTGGCCGACCAGGCTGGCCCTCTCGATGCCGAGGGCGTCGAGCAGTTGGACGACGCCGTCGGCGTAGGCCTCGACGGACTCCACCAGGGGGCCGTCGGCGGGGGGCAGGGGGGCGGAGGAGGCGCCGTAGCCGAGGGTGTCCATGGCTATCGCGCGGTGGGTGCGCCCGAGCAGCGGCACCACATCGCGGAATTCCGTCCAGGAGCGGGGCGACTGGTGCAGCATCAGCACCGGCTTGCCTTCGCCCTCCTCGACATAATGGATCTGGCCTGCCGGAACATCGGCATACGCGCGGCGCATCTGCGGCCTCCCTGCCAGCGAACTGCCGGAGCCGTGGCGGCTACCGGCGTGAACTGTATTCACTTCCGAGATTCTAACGTACATCTTCTCGATAATTGTGCACACATTCGGCGGTCAACGGCCCCCGGGTGCGCGCCCGTTCAGCCTTCCCGCAGCCGGGCGGTGGCCGCCTCGTCCAGCCGGAAGTCCTCGCCGTCGGCGACCACGGCCACACCGTAGGAGTCCCTGGCCGCCGCGGGCGAGACATAGCCGGCCCGCACATCGGCCAGCACGCGGGAGGCCGGGCGCTCGTACGGGTCCCCGTAGCCGCCGCCCCCGCCCAGCTCCACGACATGGCAGTCGCCGGCGGACAGCCGGGTGCCGACCTTGCCGTTGGGGAAGTCGACGCGCTCGCCGTCGGCCTGCTCGACGGAGATCCGGTTCGCGAGCGCGTCCCGGCCGCCGGCCAGGCCCCAGGGGGCGCAGGAGGTCCGCTCGATCCAGGAGTCCAGCCGGGCGGAGGTGTTCATCCGCACCCGTATCCGGGTGCCGAGGCCGCCGCGGTTGCGTCCCGCGCCGCCGGAGTCCTCGCGCAGCGCGTACTCCTCGACGGTCACCATCGGGTATTTGGCCTCGATGACCTCGGCGGGGGCGTTGTGCGTGTCGCCGTCGTTGATGCAGATGGTGGCGCTCTGCCCGTCGGCGCGCGAGGTGGCGCCCCAGCCGCCGCCCTGCGGGCCGCCGAAGAACTGGAAGAACTGCCCGGTGCTGTCGTCGACACCGTAGCTGTGCGTCATGCCGAGGTCCGCGTAGTGCCCGGCGATGACGCCGTCGGGCAGCACATCGGCCAGCGCGCGGAAGACGCAGTCCACCACCGTCATCGGATAGGTCATCCACCAGCGCATCGCGGCAGGCTTGGTGGCGCTGACCACCGTGCCGGGCGGCAGGGTCACGTCCAGGGGGCGCACCGAGCCGGAGTTGATCGGCCGCCGGCCGGGCGAGGTCAGACAGGTGAAGGCCACCTGCGCGGCCGAACGCCCGGCAGTCGCGCCCGAGTTGAAGTAGCCGGCGACCTGCGGGCTCATCTCGCTCAGGTCGATGGTCATGGTGTCGCCCTCGACCACCACCCGGACCCTGATCGGCACCGGTGTGCCGGTGTGCACACCGTCGTCGTCCATGTACGCCTCGGCCCGGTAGTCGCCGTCCGGGATCTCGCGGACGGCCTGCCGCGCCAACTCCTCGCTGTGGTCGAACAGTCCGGTGATGCCGGCCTGCACGGTGCCCGCGCCGTAGCGCTCCAGCAGGGTGCGCATCCGGGTCTCGCCGGTGCGGATGGCCGCGACCTGGGCGCGCAGGTCGCCCATCGCCAGGTCGGGGAAGCGGACGTTGGTGGCGATCAGCCGGGTCAGCTCGTCGTCCTGGACGCCCTCCTTGAACAGCTTCACGATCGGGATCTGCAGTCCCTCGGCGAAGATGTCCGTGGTGGTGCCGCCGAGCAGGCCGCCCACGTCGAGCCAGTGCGCCATCGACGCCGCGAAGGCGACGAGCCTGCCCTCGTGGAAGACCGGCAGGGTGAAGATCATGTGGTTGAGGTGACTGCCCATGATGTAGGCGTCGTTGGTCAGCAGGATGTCGCCGGGCTTGATGCCGCCGGGTCCGTAGAAGGCGATCTTGGCCTTGATCGCGTCGGACAGGCCGCCGACGAACATCGGCAGGCCGAGGCCGACCGAGATGGTGTCGCCGTTGGCGTCGAAGAGGCCGACCGTGAAGTCCTGGGCCTCGTAGATGATGAGGTTGTAGGCGGTCCTCATCAGGTTGGTCTTCATCTCGTCGGTGATCGAGACCAGCGAGGCGCGGATGATCTCCGTGGTGATCGGGTCGGTCGCGGCGGGTACGGCGTCCCGCGCCGCGTCGGCGGCGGGCACGGTGGCGTTGTCCATGGCGGTGCTCACTGTCCGATCGTCAGGAGGAGGTTGCCGAACGCGTCGACCTCAAGGGTGTCGCCGGGCCGCAGCAGCGTCGTGGCGGTGGGCTCCTCCACCACGGCGGGACCGGCGATCCTGTTGCCCGCGAGCAGTGCCTCGCGGGCGTAGACCGCGGACGGGACGGGCCCCTGCGCGGGGGTGAAGACGATGTCGCGGGCGCCGGTCCTGGCGCCGGCCGGGGGCTCGTCCCGCCCGCGGGCGATCTTGGGCAGGTCGGGCTTGCCGAGGGTGCCGACCGCGGACACCCGCAGGCTGACGATCTGCGCGCGCTCCTCGGGCGCGCTGTGGCCGTAGCGCTCCCCGTGGGTGACGTCGAAGGCCCGCTTCAGCGCCGCGGCGCCCGGCTCGTCGGGGACCTGGACGGTCACGGTGTGCTCCTGGCCGACGTAGCGCATGTCGGCGGCACGCTGGAACTCCAGGCCCTCGAAGCGGACCGCGCCGTCCCGCAGCGCCTGCGCGCACTCGTGCTCCAGCTCCTGGAAGGACGCTTCGAGCGAGCCCGCGGTGTCGGCGTCGATGTGCTCCTCGGTGCCCAGGGTGCGGACCCCGGTCTGCACGATGTCCCTGCGGACGTCGGCCATCAGCATGCCGAGCGCGGCGAAGACGGCGGGGAAGGGCGGCACGACGACCTTGCGTATCGCCAGCTCGCGGGCCACCAGCGAGATGTGCAGCGGCCCGTTGCCGCCGTAGGCGAACAGCGCGAAGTCCCGCGGGTCCAGGCCTCTTTCCGTGGTGACCGCGCGCACCGAGTTGGCCATGGCGGCGGCGCCGATCGCGATGACGCCGGCCGCGGTGGCGGTGGGGTCGAGGGACAGCTCCGCCGCGAGGGCGCCGACCGCCCGGTGGGCGGCGTCGCCGTCGAGTTCCAGGCCGCCGGCCAGCAGGCCGCCGGCCGGCAGGTGGCCGAGGACGACCGCCGCGTCGGTGATGGTGGCCTGGGTGCCGCCGCGGCCGTAGCAGGCCGGGCCCGGGTCGGCGCCCGCGCTGCGCGGGCCGACGTGGATGCCGCGGGCGTCGTCCAGCCAGGCGATGCTGCCGCCGCCGGTGCCGACCTCGACGATGTCCAGGCACGGGATGCGGATCGGCAGCCCGGTGCGGTATCCGCCGAGGAAGTAGTCGCTGGCGAGCGGGAAGGTCAGGTCGCGGATGACGGCCGTCTTGGCGGTGGTGCCGCCCATGTCGAAGGCGATGGCCTCGCGGTAGCCGAGCGCCTCGCACAGCGCGATGGTGCCGACCACCCCGCCGGCCGGTCCCGACTCCAGCATCTGCACGCACTGCGACGAGGCGGTGGCCACGTCGCACACCCCGCCGTTGGACTGCATGATGGCCAGCGGCGCCGCGGAACCGCCCTCGGTGAGGCGCTGGTCGAGCCGCCGCAGGTAGTCGCTGACCAGCGGGCCGACGAAGGCGTTCGCCGCGGCCGTCGAGGTCCGCTCGAACTCCCGGTATTCGCGGCTGATCTCGTGCGACAGGCAGACATAGGCCCCGGGCAGCTCCTCGCGGAGGATCTCACCCATCCTGATCTCGTGCGCGGGGTCGCGGTAGGCGTGCAGGAAGGTCACGGCGACCGCCTCGACGCCCTGGGCGGCGAGCCGGCGGGCGACCTTCCTGGCCTGATCCTCGTCCAGCGGGGTCGTCACCCGGCCTTCCGCGCCGAGCCGTTCGGCCACCTCGTGAATCAACTCGCGCGGTATCAGCGGCTCGTGCCGGGTGAAGGCGAGGTTGAACGCGTCCGGCCGGTTGATCCGGCCGATCTCGTAGACGTCCCGGAAGCCGGCCGTGGTGACCAGGGCGGTGCGGGCGCCCTTGCGCTCGATGAGCGAGTTGACCACGACGGTGCTGCCGTGGATGACGAACGCCAGCTCGTCCAGCGCCGTCCCGGCCGCGGCCAGCCCGTCGAAGACGCCCTGGATCATGTCCTGCGGTGTGCTGAGCGACTTGCCCAGCAGCAGCTGACCGGTGAGGTCGTCGTACGTGACGACGTCGGTGAAGGTGCCTCCGATGTCGACGGCTGCACGCAGTGCCATGGTGTCTCGCTCCTCGTCGGTACGGGGTGGTGCGCGGTGGTGCGGCGGGACCGGCGCGGCCTACTGGCAGCGGTGGGCGGCCAGGAAGCCGCGCAGGATCTCGTCCCAGGTCTGCCGGGCCCGCAGGTGGGCGCCCGCCGGGTCGTCACCGGCGGGGCCGCCGACCGCGGCGACCACCCGCAGGTCGGTGTCGGCCAGGTGCCGGTCGGGCGGCGGCGGGTCGAGCAGGGCGACCCGCCCGCCGTCCGCCAGCGCGGCCAGCGCACCGGCGAAGCGGCCGGCGTCGACGCCGGCCGCCCGCACCAGTGCCGCCAGCCGCGTGGCGGGCAGCGCCTGCCGGGGTGCCGCGGCGAGCGCGGCCAGCAGGGCCTCTGTGTCGGTGGTCATCCACGGTTCCCGGACTGCGGGTGGTGCCGCAGCACGACCCGTTCCGCGATGTCGATGGCCGCGTAGAACAGCACGCCGATGAGGGCGAGCGCGATGACGGAGGCGAACAGCAGCGGCACGTTCTGGTTGCCGCTGGCCGACAGCGTCAGGTAGCCGAGGCCCGAGCCGCCGACGATGAATTCGCCGACGACCGCGCCGATCACCGCGAAGGTGACCGCGACCTTCAGTCCCGCGAAGATGCTCGGCAGCGCGGTCGGCAGCCGCACCAGCCAGAACAGCCGCATCCTGGAGCCGCCCATGGAGCGGCCGAGCCGCACCAGGTCGGGGTCGATGGACGTCAGGCCCAGCGCGGTGTTGACGATGACCGGGAAGATCGCCACCGACACCGCGATGATGACGTCGGTCTCCAGGCCGAAGCCGAACCACACGATGAACAGCGGCCCGAGCGCCACCTTCGGCACCGCCTGGGTCATCACGATCAGCGGGTACGCGACCCGCTCGACCGTCTTGGAGAAGGCGATCGGCACCGCGAGCAGGACGCCCGCGGCCACCGCGACGAAGAAGCCGAGCAGGATCTCCTTCAGCGTGAACCAGCTGTGGTGCAGCAGTGGTTGGTGGTAGGTGTTGAAGGCCTTCGCCACCTGCACGGGAGTCGGCAGCAGGTAGTCGGGAGTGCCGCCGACCACGATCGCGATCTCCCAGGCGAGCAGCACCAGCAGCACCGCGAAGAGATACCACACCGCGGTCCACTGCCCCACCCGCCCGGCCAGCGCCACGGCGGCGCCGCGCGCCCCGGGGTCGCCGGCCGGCCGGTCCGCTCCGACCGCCTCCGCCCCGGCCGTCCCGAACTTGTGCCGGGTGGGAACACGCTGACCGGTCCCCGTCATGATCGGGCTCCTTCCACTGCTGCCGGCTGCACCTCGTGGGCCAGCAACTTGCGCAGCCGCGCGGTGTAGGCGGTGAACTGCGGCAGTTCGCGCACCTGCGGGCCGCGCGGGACGGGCAGGTCGATCGCCACGTCGGCGATGATGCGGCCCGGCCGGGCGGACATCACCACCGCGCGGTCGCCCAGGAAGACCGCCTCGTCGATGCCGTGCGTGACGAAGACGACGGTCGCCCCGGAGTGGGCGGTGAGCGCGGCCAGTTCGGTGTTCAGGTTCTCCCGCGTCAGCGCGTCGAGCGCGCCGAACGGCTCGTCGAGGAAGAGCAGCGGCGGTTCGTGCACCAGCGCTCGGCAGATGGCGACCCGCTGGCGCATGCCGCCGGACAGCTCCCGCGGATAGCGCTGCGCCGCGTGCTCCATGCCGACCAGCGCGAGCAGTTCGCGGGCGCGGTCGCGGTAGGGGGCGGTGGCCAGGCCGCGCATCCTGAACTGCATCAGGATGTTGTCCTCGCAGGTGTGCCAGTCCAGCAGCAGGTCCCGCTGGAACATCACCCCCGCGTCGACCAGCGGTGCGGTCACCGGCCGGCCGCCGACGGACGCGGTGCCGTCGGTGGCGCTGTCGAGGCCAGCCAGGATCGCCAGCAGGGTGCTCTTGCCGCATCCGCTGGGCCCGAGGATGCTGACGAACTCGCCGGCGCCGATGGCCAGGTCGATGCCGTCCAGTGCGCGTACCGCCGCGCCGCGGGCGGAGCGAAAGGTCTTGCCGAGACCTTCCACCCGCAGCGGCAGGCCGGCGGACGCCGTGGGCGGGCGCTTAGCGGTGCCGGTCATGATCGTCTCCCCTTCCCGTTCCGCACCGTGGCCGGGTCTGCGGTGCGCAGCTAGCACGTTGCCACACTCAGCGGGTCCTTCCCGGAGAACAGGTCATTCGCGTAGAAGCGGCTGCCGTTGGTGGCGCCCGGCAGTCCCGCGTAGGTCTTCATCGCGTTGGCGGTGATCACCCAGTCGCGGTTGGCGTTCATGCCGAAGGGCTGGTCGAGCTGTCCAGGCGAGCAGTAGAAGGGCAGTGTCGCCTTCAAAGTGCCCATCGCCTGGGCCGGGTTCAGCTCCGGGTGCTTGGCGAGCAGCGCGTCGATGGCGGCCTGCGGGTTCTTGGCGGCGGCCTGGTAGCCGCGCAGCACCGCGCGGACGAAGCCGTGCACCTGGTCGGGGTCCGAGCTGAGCAGGCTCTTCTTGACCAGCACGGCGTAGTCCGGCGGGTTGTAGCCGGCCTGGGACTGCGGCAGGAAGGTCGACGGCCGCTTGGTCAGGGTGGCCGCGAGGAACTGCGTGGTGTAGACGGCGTCGACGTCCTTGGAGCCGGCGTAGGCGGCGCCGAGCGTCGTCGGGTCGGAGACCACCAGGTGCACCGCCGACTTGTCCAGGCCCTCGGCGGCGATCGCGGCGAAGACGTTGGGCTGCGCGGAGGCGGTGACCAGGATCTTCTTGCCGGCCAGCTGCTTGATCGAGGTGATGCCCGAGTCCTTGGGCACGAAGAAGCCGAAGCTGCTCAGGCCGAGCGGGGTGGCGACGCTGGTGATCGGCTGGCCCTGGCCGACGGCCAGCACCAGGTTGACCGCGGCGGCCATGCCGTAGTCGGAACCGCCGCTGTTCACGTCGGTGATGGTCTGTCCCGAGCCCTTGCTGTCGCGGATCGTGACCTTGAGGCCCTCGTCCGCGAAGTAGCCCAGCTTCTCTGCGTAGTAGATCGGTGCGTCACCACCCGAGGTGACGAACGGGCCGCGGTAGCTGACCGAGGTCAGCTTGCCCCCTTTGCCCGACCCCGAGTCGCTGCCGCAGGCACTGGCACCGACGAGCAGGAGAGTGCCGACCGTCAGTGCTACGGCGCTGCGCAGGGTGCGTCGTGGGATCACGGCGTCCATCCTTCCTCGATTGCTTCAAGCGGTCGCTTCAAGCCGAATGATTCAGGTGATTCAGGTGTTTTGGGATGCTTCATGTGCTCAAGTGGCGTCACTGGCAACGCACTTCAAGGCGGGTTGCCCGACCGGCCGTGGATCCCATGGGATAACGGCAGCCCAGTCTTTGTATCCAAGATAATACGATTAGTATACACTCGGAGGGGAAGAGCGTACAGGAGACCGGTGTTTCGCGCATTCTTGGCTCATCAACGGGAGGACGGGACCGATGCGACTGACGACGATCCGATGGGAAGGCGGCACCAGGGCGGGCCGGGTGGACGGGGACGACATCCGGCTGCTCCCCTACTCCGACGTCGGTGCACTGCTCGCCTCGGGTCCCGACTGGCGGGCCAGCGCGCTGATGCAGTCGGACGGCGGCCGGGTGTCGTGCGCCGACGCCGACTACGCGCCACTGGTGCCGCATCCGGAGAAGGTCGTCTGCGTCGGCGTCAACTACCGTGACCACGTCGCCGAGGTGGGCCTGGCGCTGCCCGACCACCCCACGCTGTTCGCGAAGTACAGCCGCAGCCTGATCGGCCCCTACGACGACCTAGTGCTGCCGGCCAACTCCGACGCGGTCGACTGGGAGGTCGAACTCGGCGTCGTCATCGGCCAGACGGTCAGGGACGCCGACGAGGAGCAGGCCTGGCAGTCGGTGGCCGGCTACACCATCGTCAACGACGTCTCCATGCGCGACTGGCAGCTGCGCACCTCGCAGTTCCTGCAGGGCAAGACCTTCGAGGCCTCCACCCCGGTCGGCCCCTTCCTGGTCACCCCCGACGAGGTCGGGCACGCCAGGGCACTCGCGGTGAGCTGCGCCGTGGACTCCACGGTGATGCAGCAGTCCGACACCAGCCAGCTCATCCACTCGGTCGGCAGCCTCATCTCCTACATCAGCTCCTTCATCACCCTGGTCCCCGGCGACCTGATCGCCACCGGCACCCCGGCCGGCATCGGCGGCGCCCGCCGCCCGCCGCTGTACCTGGCGGCCGGCCAGACCCTGCGCACGGCCATCGCCGGCCTCGGCGAGCAGGCCAACCGCTGCGTGGCGCCCGCCCGTAAGCCCGGCCCCGTGCACAGCGCGCAGGGGGTCAGGTGACCGGGCAGGACCGGCCGGCGGGCGGTGCGCGATGCGCGTGATCGAGTTCTTCGACCGCGGGGTGTCCCTCGACCCCGGGGCCGTCGCCTTCATGCGGCAGGACGGCACCGACGCGATGACCTACGCGCAGGCGCGGGAGATCACCCACCGGGTGGCCGCCGCCCTGCACCGCGACCTGGGCGGCGAGGCCCAGGTCGCGGTGCTCAGCCCGAACGACCCGCTGGTGATGCCGTGCGTGCTGGGCATCATGCGGGCCGGCTGCCGCTGGGTCGCGCTCAACGCGACCTCCAGCACCGAGGAGTTGGCGGCGATGCTCGCCCTCGTCGGCGCCCGCATGCTGGTCTACGCACCCCAGTCGGCCGACACCGCGTGGCAGTTGAGCGAACTCGTGCCGCAGCTCGACCACCTGGTGGCGCTGCGGCCGACGCCGGGCGGCGAGCTGTGCCTGGAGGACTGGATGGCGCCCGAGGGCACCCGGGTCGAGCTGCCGCCGCTGGAACCCGAGGGCGTCGCCGCCTACTTCGGCACCGGCGGCACCACCGGGCGCCCCAAGGCGGTCGGGCTGCCGCACCGCTCGCTTGAGGCGATGATCCACGCCTTCAACGCGCACCTGCCCGAGCGGCGGCCGGTCAACCTGGTCGCCGCCCCCCTCACCCACGCGGCGGGCGCGGCCGCCTTCCCGGTGCTCAGCCTCGGCGGCACCACGATCATCCACGACGGGGTCTCGCCCGCGGACATCCTGCGCTCCATCGAGGAGCACCGGGTCACCCGCCTGCTGCTGCCGCCCACCGCGATCTACGCGCTGCTCGACCACCCGGACGCGGGCAAGCGCGACACCTCGAGTCTGCGCTACTTCCTCTACGGTGCCGCGCCGATGTCGGTGGCCAGGCTGGAGCAGGCGATCAGCGTCTTCGGCCCGGTGATGGCGCAGTTCTACGGCCAGGTGGAGGTGCCGATGATGTGCGCCTTCTTCTCGCCCGAGGAGCACAGCGAGGCGCTGGCCGACCCGGCGCTGCGGCGGCGCCTGGCCAGTTGCGGGCGGCCGTCGCTGGTGGCCAACGTCGCGATCATGGACGACGAGGGGCAGCTGTGCGGCAGCGGCGAGCACGGCGAGATCGTGGTGCGCAGCTCGCTGCGGATGACGGGCTACCACGACGACCCGGACCAGACCGCCGCGGTGCGCCGCCCCGGCGACTGGCACGCCACCGGCGACATCGGCTACGTCGACGAGGACGGCTTCGTCTACCTGGTCGACCGGAAGCGCGATGTCATCATCTCCGGCGGATTCAACGTCTTCCCCAGCGAGGTCGAGCAGGTGCTCTGGTCGCATCCCGCGGTCGGCGACTGCGCCGTCATCGGGCTGCCCGACGACAAGTGGGGCGAGCGGGTGACCGCGGTGGTGGAGCTGAAGGCCGGAGCGCGGGCCGGCGCCGAGGAGGTCATCGCGCTGTGCCGGGAGCGGCTCGGCAGCGTCAAGGCGCCCAAGCAGGTCATCTTCCGGCAGTTGCCGCGCTCGGAGGCGGGCAAGGTGCTCAAGAAGACGCTGCGCGACGAATACTGGGCCGGGCACGACCGGCGCATCTGACCCCGGGGAGCAAAAAAAAGGGGTGCCGCCGGACCCTGGGGTCCGGCGGCACCCTCTCGTGTCACCGGGCTACGGTGCCATCCCCCGGCCGGGTGTGCGCCCGGCCTTGGCCATGACCACCGCGGCAGGCAGCGCGAAGGGCGCGTGCCGCTGCGAGGTCATCAGGTGCATCGCGGTGCCCGCCAGGTGGTCGACCATCAGGTCCCTGGCCCGCTCGGCGTCCCGGGCGGCGCAGGCGTCGAGGATCGCGCGGTGCTCGGCGACCTTCACCGCGAAGACCTCCGGGTCGAGCAGCCGCAGGAAGGCCCGCTGGTAGCGCTCGGCGTGGTCGAACTGCCGGCTCAGCTCGTCGTTGAGCCGGGCGCCCGCGCCGATCCGCAGGCCCGCGTGGAAGCGGCCGTGGGCGTCCGCGTCGGCCCGCGAGGTGGTCAGCTCCAGGTCCCGCTCAAGCCGTTCGAAGTCCTCACCGCGCAGTATCGGCACGGTCAGCCATATGGCCAGGCCCTCGCCGAGCACCCGCATCGAGTAGAGGTCGTCGAGGTCGCTCATGCTCAGGGTGCTGATGTGGACCGAGCGGTGCGGCCCGCCGC includes:
- a CDS encoding alpha/beta fold hydrolase, producing MRRAYADVPAGQIHYVEEGEGKPVLMLHQSPRSWTEFRDVVPLLGRTHRAIAMDTLGYGASSAPLPPADGPLVESVEAYADGVVQLLDALGIERASLVGHHTGGVIAVEVAAVHPDRVEKIVLSCTPLVDAEGRTQRPRVDHAEVHEDGDHLLELWRARQPYYPPGRPDLLEAFIVDALTAGTRRHEGHAAVARYEMETRLPRLRCPVMAVGAPGDVAYGDLPRWAAAVPGIRIEEIKGGMVPLPDHLPEEFTDVVRDFLDAA
- a CDS encoding ABC transporter permease; protein product: MTGTGQRVPTRHKFGTAGAEAVGADRPAGDPGARGAAVALAGRVGQWTAVWYLFAVLLVLLAWEIAIVVGGTPDYLLPTPVQVAKAFNTYHQPLLHHSWFTLKEILLGFFVAVAAGVLLAVPIAFSKTVERVAYPLIVMTQAVPKVALGPLFIVWFGFGLETDVIIAVSVAIFPVIVNTALGLTSIDPDLVRLGRSMGGSRMRLFWLVRLPTALPSIFAGLKVAVTFAVIGAVVGEFIVGGSGLGYLTLSASGNQNVPLLFASVIALALIGVLFYAAIDIAERVVLRHHPQSGNRG
- a CDS encoding LLM class flavin-dependent oxidoreductase; amino-acid sequence: MSAPRFGLRLPPCAPAREVADFARRAEAEGLDTVWIPDSQFLWHDVWTTAALVADRTEHIGIGVAVTNFETRHIAVTANAVASVDDISGGRVKVAFGTGDSSVKTIGKRPTPLHRMRENIALLRGLLRGEEASWPGPYGERPMRLRRHAAREVPVYMAASGPKALALAGEVADGVILAAGTAPPLVERGTGFIRAGAERAGRTLADLDVVLAAHTLVTQDEADAVRQVKPLCLAMAQLGAGAALRAVGIDIEVPDVVEGVYPDITHAESWDLAVAIADRYIGDDDAERFASHLTLAGTPGQLGKRVDAAMGVGIESFYLLGPSSYQLPHNQLDAFASTFARHDR
- a CDS encoding ABC transporter ATP-binding protein; protein product: MTGTAKRPPTASAGLPLRVEGLGKTFRSARGAAVRALDGIDLAIGAGEFVSILGPSGCGKSTLLAILAGLDSATDGTASVGGRPVTAPLVDAGVMFQRDLLLDWHTCEDNILMQFRMRGLATAPYRDRARELLALVGMEHAAQRYPRELSGGMRQRVAICRALVHEPPLLFLDEPFGALDALTRENLNTELAALTAHSGATVVFVTHGIDEAVFLGDRAVVMSARPGRIIADVAIDLPVPRGPQVRELPQFTAYTARLRKLLAHEVQPAAVEGARS
- a CDS encoding hydantoinase B/oxoprolinase family protein; translated protein: MSTAMDNATVPAADAARDAVPAATDPITTEIIRASLVSITDEMKTNLMRTAYNLIIYEAQDFTVGLFDANGDTISVGLGLPMFVGGLSDAIKAKIAFYGPGGIKPGDILLTNDAYIMGSHLNHMIFTLPVFHEGRLVAFAASMAHWLDVGGLLGGTTTDIFAEGLQIPIVKLFKEGVQDDELTRLIATNVRFPDLAMGDLRAQVAAIRTGETRMRTLLERYGAGTVQAGITGLFDHSEELARQAVREIPDGDYRAEAYMDDDGVHTGTPVPIRVRVVVEGDTMTIDLSEMSPQVAGYFNSGATAGRSAAQVAFTCLTSPGRRPINSGSVRPLDVTLPPGTVVSATKPAAMRWWMTYPMTVVDCVFRALADVLPDGVIAGHYADLGMTHSYGVDDSTGQFFQFFGGPQGGGWGATSRADGQSATICINDGDTHNAPAEVIEAKYPMVTVEEYALREDSGGAGRNRGGLGTRIRVRMNTSARLDSWIERTSCAPWGLAGGRDALANRISVEQADGERVDFPNGKVGTRLSAGDCHVVELGGGGGYGDPYERPASRVLADVRAGYVSPAAARDSYGVAVVADGEDFRLDEAATARLREG
- a CDS encoding hydantoinase/oxoprolinase family protein, whose product is MALRAAVDIGGTFTDVVTYDDLTGQLLLGKSLSTPQDMIQGVFDGLAAAGTALDELAFVIHGSTVVVNSLIERKGARTALVTTAGFRDVYEIGRINRPDAFNLAFTRHEPLIPRELIHEVAERLGAEGRVTTPLDEDQARKVARRLAAQGVEAVAVTFLHAYRDPAHEIRMGEILREELPGAYVCLSHEISREYREFERTSTAAANAFVGPLVSDYLRRLDQRLTEGGSAAPLAIMQSNGGVCDVATASSQCVQMLESGPAGGVVGTIALCEALGYREAIAFDMGGTTAKTAVIRDLTFPLASDYFLGGYRTGLPIRIPCLDIVEVGTGGGSIAWLDDARGIHVGPRSAGADPGPACYGRGGTQATITDAAVVLGHLPAGGLLAGGLELDGDAAHRAVGALAAELSLDPTATAAGVIAIGAAAMANSVRAVTTERGLDPRDFALFAYGGNGPLHISLVARELAIRKVVVPPFPAVFAALGMLMADVRRDIVQTGVRTLGTEEHIDADTAGSLEASFQELEHECAQALRDGAVRFEGLEFQRAADMRYVGQEHTVTVQVPDEPGAAALKRAFDVTHGERYGHSAPEERAQIVSLRVSAVGTLGKPDLPKIARGRDEPPAGARTGARDIVFTPAQGPVPSAVYAREALLAGNRIAGPAVVEEPTATTLLRPGDTLEVDAFGNLLLTIGQ